DNA from Streptomyces rishiriensis:
ACGAGTCCGCGCATGGTCAGCCGGGTCACCGTGTCCTCCACCGAGTCCACGACCGAGGTCAGCACGCTCGCCCGGTGCTGGGCGTCGAGAGCGGCGATCCGGCGACGGTGCATCGCCGCGGCGACCTCCGGGGCGTACTCGATCCGCAGCGGCCGCACCGAGAACACCTCCAGGCCGATCGCGCCCGCGTCCTGCGCGACCCGTCTGGTCAGCACCTCCCCCGCCGCCTCCACCGAACCCCGCCCCGCGCCCGGCGTCTCCACCGGGATGCGGGCCAGGGCCGCCTCGACGCACTCACGCAGATACGTCTCGTGGTCGTCGACGCCCAGCGTGGCCCGCGCGGTGTCCCGCACCCGCCACACCACGAGCGTCACCACCCGCAGCGCGACCCCGCTGCCGTCGGCGGCGGGCAGCGGCTCGCTGCGCCAGTGCCGCAGCCGTACATCCACCCGGCGGCGCAGCAGCAGCGGGTTCACCCACAGCAGACCGGTGCGCCGCACGGTCCCCCGGTAGCGGCCGAACAGACCGAGCACCCAGGCCCGCCCGGTCCGCCCGCGGGCCAGCCCGCCGAAGCCGAACAGCCCCAGCGCACCCGCCCCCGCGTACGCCGCCCACTGCGCCGGACCGAGCCCGGCGCCCGCGAACTCCGGCAGCCGCAGCGCCTGCGTAGCGTGCGGCGGCAGCACTCCGGCCCACCACGAGGCGGCCACACAGCCGGCCGCCCCGCACATCCCGGCGAACACGCCCGCCGCGCCGGGCAGCACCCGGGCCGGCCGCTCCACCAGGTCCGGATCGACCTGCGCCTCCGGGCGGGGCTTGGCCGGCGTCGGCCGGCGCAGTCGCGGCTGCTCGCCGGTGCCCGCCCGGCTGCCCACCACGGCGGGCCCGAGCGGCACGGGCCGCGGCTCGGGCTCGTCCCGGAACAGCAGATGGACGGGGATCTCGGTGGTCGCCTCGTTCTGGATGAGCCGAGTGGGCCTGAACGGTCCGTCGGGCTCGGGTGTCTGTGACGTGGTCGTGTTCATTGCGTGCCTCCAGCCTCCGCGCCAGATACGCCATGACAGTGAGATGGGATCAAGAAAGCGAGCGGGTCACCGGCCGGTCCCGAGCGGGGTTCGCGCAGGTACCGCGCCGGTCCTGAGGGCCCCGGGCGGTCTAGGAGAAGAGCCGCCGCCAGGTCTCCGGGCCCGGGTAGCCGTCCGCCGCCCCACCGCGCCAGCCCTGGGCGCGTTGGAAGGCCTCGACCCCTCGCCGGTCCGCCTCGCCCCAGCGCGGTCCGGGCCCCGTCGTGTAGTACTTGCCGAACCCCTTCTTCACCAACTGCTTCCCCAGCCGGGTGACGTACGCGTTCTGCGCGCCGGGCCGGAACATGCCCCGGCCCGGGTACGCGGGGACGCGCGGCACGGGGGGTGCGGCGGGCGCGCCGGCCGCCCCGGTCGCGGGATACCCGCCGGCTCCGCCGCCTGATCCGGGACCGGTCCCGGCCGTCGGAGGCCCCCCGGGCGCGATGTCCCTGCCCCGGCCGGAGATCAACAGCGCCCAGGTTCTCGGGCCGGGGATGCCGTCGGCGTCGGCGCCGCGCCAGCCCTGGGCCTGCTGGAAGGCCAGGGTCGCCCAGCCGTCGGACGCCGACCACCTCGGGCCCGGACCCGAGGCGTAGAAGCGTGCGCCGCCGCGCTCGACGAGGAGCCGGCCGAGCCGGGTGACGTACGGGTTGTTCGCGCCGGGACCGAAGGCCGCCCGCCCCGGGAACGGCATCGTCGCGGCACTTGCGGCGCCCGCCGTGTTCCCGCCGCCGGCGCTCGCGCCGGCCTGTTCCCCCGAGCCGGGCGCGACCGCCGAGAGGCCCTTGTAGCGGTAGGGCACATAGCGGTCGGAATGGCTCCAGTAGGCGTAGGGAGTGGGCTGCCGACGCGCGGTCGGGCGGGTCTGCTCGTAGACGAAGTAGTAGCTGTGCGTGTAGTCCGTCCAGCCGCCGAAAAGGACGACGTGCGAGCCTTTCTCGGGGTTGGACGGATTATGGAACAGCAGAATGTCGCCGGGCTGGAGCTCCTCCTTGGCAATCCGCGTCCCGTACTGGTGGAGGCTGCCCGTCCACTCGTTCCCGGGCAGGTTCCAGGCCATGGAGACGAAGCCCGAGCAGTCCTGCCGGTAACCGTCGTACCAGTAGGTGCTCATGCTGTACGGCACCTCTGCCGAAACCCATTCCTTGGCGCGTCTGATGATGTCCGCCCGGGTCGTCCGGGGCGTTTTCACCGCTCCCGCCAGTCCTCCCGGCCGGGCCGGCTGTCCGGCCGGGCCGTGCAGCGGCGCCTTGCCGCCCTGCGGGGTATCGGGCTCGTCACCTGCGGGTACGCCGGGCCGATCGGAGGTCTGCGGGGCCGCGGACGCGGGCACCGCGTGGGCGGCCCCGAGCGCCGCGGCCGCCGCCGTGGCGACGATCACGACGCGATGGGCGGCCGGGCGGCCGCCGAACGGGGCGGGCGGGGAATTCGACCCCGTCCACCGCCGGGATACGCATCCGGGGCACTCGCAATCGCTCTCGGGATCGAATTCCTCGAATACCGGAGAGCCCATGCGATTCCCCTCAGACTCCAGCTGGAAATGTCCGCGACTGTGCACGTCCGCCAGTTTCTCAACTGTCTTCCCGACGCGCATGCTGACGGTCCGAATGATGTACACGACACCCGCCCGGCCCAGTGGCGCCGCGGCCCGGCGGCCGCGTGGTCCGGGGCACCCCCGGGGGTCCTGTAGAGTTATGACGTCAGCAGGCGCCGCTAGCTCAGTTGGTTAGAGCAGCTGACTCTTAATCAGCGGGTCCGGGGTTCGAGTCCCTGGCGGCGCACAGACACCGAAGGCCCTTCGCGAAAGCGAGGGGCCTTCGTCCGTATGCGCGCACACGGCGGTATGCCGTCCGCCGCGGCCCGCGGCCTTGAACCCTCCGTCCCGAACTCCCCCCGCCCAATCCCGACATAAGCCCCGCGCCGCTCACGAGAGTGCCGGAATACGGTCGTCACCGCCGTCCACGGGGTAGGTGAACCCCACAGCCTCCCGCGCCAGTCGCCGGGCTACTCCCGCAGCCCGGGCGCGCGGGGTCGAGGACCGGCCCGGTCGGCGGTTCCGGGGGAGCGGGCCGTCGACCGGGCCAGGTGACGTCGGCCGGGTGACGTCGGTCGGGTGACGGCCGGATCACGTCGGTCGGGTGACGTCGTCAGACGCCGGTGCCCGTCAGATACGCCGATACGACCACGTTCGCCGTGTAGCTGCGGCTCACCCGGTCGAAGGTGCCGCCGCAGGTGATCAGACGCAGCTCGGCGCGGTCCGGCTGCCGGGGGCCGTAGGCCTGGCGGGCGTCGAAGCGCTCACGCTGGACGACCTCGACGGCGTCGACGGTGAACTCGGCGATGCTTCCGTCGTCGCGGACCACTCGTACCGTCTCGCCTGCCTCGAGCGTGCTGAGCTTGTAGAAGACGGCGGGCCTGGTCTCGGTGTCGACGTGCCCGACCAGCAGGGCCGTGCCCCGGGCGCCCGGTTCAGCGCCGGCGGCGTACCAGCCGACGACGCCCGCCTGGTCGAAGGGCGGCGGGTCGACACCTCCCTCGGCGTCCAGCCCGCGGGCGACGACCGGGGCCTGCACGCCCAGGCCGGGGATGTCGATGCGTTGCGGCAGCGCCCGGCCCAGCGGTTTCACCGCGGGCGGGAGTCCGGCGTCCGGCGGGCGGCCCACCGCGGCCATGTCACCGGTGGCCGGGGCGGATGTGCCGTGCCGTACGTCGGTCACCTCGCGCCCCCACAGCCACAGCCCGAGCAGCAGCACCGTCCAGGCCAGGCCGGTGAGGAAGCGGCCGGACGAGCGTTCGCGATCGGACATGCTCAATCCGCCCCGCGTCTCCGGTGCACCCCGCGGAACACGACGGCGGCCGCGGCGACGCCCGCGAGCACCAGCCCGACGACCGCCTGCGCGGTGCCGGGGCCACGGCCCTCCACCTGCGCCTCGTCGACGGCGGCGAGGGGTGTGAGGGGAGCCAGCGGGGCGGTACCGCCTCCGCCGGCGCGGACCGGGGCGACGGGAGAGGCGGGCGCGGACGGCCCGTACGGCTCCGCCGACTCGTCCTCCGACGGCCCCCAGGACTCCGCCGACTCCGCGGACGAAGGGGCGACGACCTTGATACGGCCCTTCACCTCGAAGTCGACGCAGGTGATCCGTACGTCGTAGGCACCCGCTCCGATCGACGAGCGGACCCGGGTGTCGCCGACGAGCGTGCCGCCCGAGCCGGCGAGCTGCGCGTCCGCGACGAAGGCGTCCGAGGCCGCAGTGGCCGTCCGGCCGCCACAGCCGCTGACTTTCAGTGTGACCTCGGCGCCGGGTGCGGGCGTCGACGGCGTGACCGAGACGCTGCCGCCTTTGTCGCCGCTGCCTTCGCCCGAGGCGTACGCCGTCGGAATGAGCACCGCGGCACCTACCGCGAGCCCCGCACAGAGAGTGATCTTCAGTGAACCCATCGTGAACCTCCAGCTGCCTGAAGACTCCCCCGCTCGGAACCGGCACGCATCCCCAGGCGGGATATCGCTGCTCCGTACGAGTGGCTCACGCCGCGTCACGGGTTTCAGATCCGGTCGACGAGATCCGCGATCGAGTCCACGATCTTCGACGGGCGGTACGGGAAGTTCTCGACCTGCTCGGGCCTGGTCAGGCCGGTGAGCACCAGAAACGTCTGCATGCCGGCCTCCATGCCCGCGAGGACGTCGGTGTCCATGCGGTCGCCGATCATCGCGCTGCTCTCGGAGTGGGCGCCGATGGCGTTCAGACCGGTGCGCATCATCAGCGGGTTCGGCTTGCCCGCGAAGTACGGGTGCTTGCCGGTCGCCTTGGTGATCAGCGCGGCGACCGCCCCCGTCGCGGGGAGCGCGCCCTCGGCGGAGGGGCCGGTCTCATCCGGGTTGGTGCAGATGAAACGGGCGCCGTCGTTGATGAGCCGGACGGCCTTCGTCATCGCCTCGAACGAGTAGGTACGGGTCTCGCCGAGGACGACGTAGTCGGGCTCGTGGTCGGTGAGGATGTACCCGATGTCGTGCAGCGCTGTGGTCAGCCCGGCCTCGCCGATGACGTACGCCGTGCCCTCGGGCCGCTGGTCGTCGAGGAACTGGGCCGTGGCCAGCGCGGAGGTCCAGATGTTCTCGATCGGCACCTCCAGGCCCATGCGCCGCAGCCGGGCGTGCAGGTCGCGCGGGGTGTAGATCGAGTTGTTGGTCAGGACCAGGAACGGCTTGCCCGAATCGCGCAGCTTCTTCAGGAAGGCATCGGCGCCGGGGATCGGTACGCCCTCGTGGATGAGCACACCGTCCATGTCGGTGAGCCACGACTCGATGGGCTTGCGGTCTGCCATGTGCGGGATCTCCCTGCCGTACGCGAGTACGCGGTGGCCGCGCCTGTACGCGGTGCTGCGCCTGCACGCGGTCGCTGCGTGCGCTCCAGCGTAAGCACAGGCCCGATCTTGAGGGAATGGCCGGTGGTCAGGCGTCCACCGGCTGGGACGCGGCCGCGCGTCAACGGCGTCGCCGGGCCAGTCGGCGGGCCAGCAGCAGGAGTGTCCCGGCGGCCAGGAGACAGGCGGTGGCGCCGAAGAGAACGGCGGGCGAGTTGAGCCCGGTGCGGGCGAGTTCCTCGGCCTCGTCGGCCAGGGAGAGCGGGCCGGTGTCCGCGGCGGAGGCGTCCGGGGCGGGAGTGGCGGCGGAGGTGGCGGCGGCGGTGGCGGTGCTGGTGGGCTCGGCGGTGGGGGCGGCCGGGTCGAGGCCGGGAGCGGTGTCGGGGTCGGGCTCGGCCTCGACGGCGAAGCGGTAGTCGTTCGACTGTCCGATCCAGTCGCCGTCGTCGCCGTGCCGCTGGACGACCGCCGCGTTGGCGGTGACGGCGTTGGGCGCGGTGTCCGAGGTGAGGGCGAGGCGCAGCTTGACGGTGAGGGTCCGGCCGGGGCCCACGGTGAATCCCGGGAAGTCGCCGGCTCCGTCGGCCCGCCCCTCGGCCTGCCCCTCGGCTTCTCCGTCGGTGGGTCCTTCGGTGAACGCTCCGACCAGTTCGTCGTCGTCGGTGGGTTCGAAGTGGACCGGGTGCGGTTGTCCGTCGGCGTAGAACTCCAGGCGCGCCTGGGACGGCTTCAGGTCGCGACCGGCGTCGACCAGGACGACGACCGGGTGGATCCCGTCGCAGGTGAGGCGGGTGGTGTTGGTGAGGTCGAGATACCAGATGCCGTAACCGCCCCCGGCCCGGTAGGAATCCGGGCCCCCGTGCAGCCGGGTGGTGAGGGGGAAGTCGGCGCCGTCGGGACCGGCGCAGCCCGGGCCGGCTTCCGCGTGGGCGGGCGCGGGGAGGAGGGCGGCGGCCACGGCGAGGCAGAGGGAGACAGGCGGGCACAGTCGCATGAACACGTGAGCCTGCACGACGGCACCCGCCGAGCCGGAACGGCACACCGCACGACCGTACGAATCCCCTCGTTCGGCGGAGACACCGGTCGACCGACCCGGCCCCGCGACCGGTTCCCACCGCTCCCCGGACCGACCCGGCGACCGGCTCGGCTGCCGCTCCCTGGCCGACGTCACGAACGGCTCGGCTGCCGGTCCACGAACCGACCTCGCGACCGGTCGCGGGACCGGTCCTCGAACCGACCTCGCGACCGGCTCGGCCGGACCGGTCCCGCGACCGATCCGGCGACCGGCCCCGTGGTCTGGCCCGCGACCGGCTCCCTGGTCGCGGACCGTGGGAGGTGGGGAAGGTTCCGGCTCAGCCGTCTCCCCGGCCGAAGACCGGTGCCAGCAGCAGCTGGGCCGCGCCCTCCGCGACAGCTCGGGGTCCGCCGGGGGCGAGCCGTACCGGTACGGGGCCCTCT
Protein-coding regions in this window:
- a CDS encoding SPFH domain-containing protein, producing MNTTTSQTPEPDGPFRPTRLIQNEATTEIPVHLLFRDEPEPRPVPLGPAVVGSRAGTGEQPRLRRPTPAKPRPEAQVDPDLVERPARVLPGAAGVFAGMCGAAGCVAASWWAGVLPPHATQALRLPEFAGAGLGPAQWAAYAGAGALGLFGFGGLARGRTGRAWVLGLFGRYRGTVRRTGLLWVNPLLLRRRVDVRLRHWRSEPLPAADGSGVALRVVTLVVWRVRDTARATLGVDDHETYLRECVEAALARIPVETPGAGRGSVEAAGEVLTRRVAQDAGAIGLEVFSVRPLRIEYAPEVAAAMHRRRIAALDAQHRASVLTSVVDSVEDTVTRLTMRGLVELDDYERKALVKDLTVAFCSGRGEQGP
- a CDS encoding peptidoglycan-binding protein; protein product: MGSPVFEEFDPESDCECPGCVSRRWTGSNSPPAPFGGRPAAHRVVIVATAAAAALGAAHAVPASAAPQTSDRPGVPAGDEPDTPQGGKAPLHGPAGQPARPGGLAGAVKTPRTTRADIIRRAKEWVSAEVPYSMSTYWYDGYRQDCSGFVSMAWNLPGNEWTGSLHQYGTRIAKEELQPGDILLFHNPSNPEKGSHVVLFGGWTDYTHSYYFVYEQTRPTARRQPTPYAYWSHSDRYVPYRYKGLSAVAPGSGEQAGASAGGGNTAGAASAATMPFPGRAAFGPGANNPYVTRLGRLLVERGGARFYASGPGPRWSASDGWATLAFQQAQGWRGADADGIPGPRTWALLISGRGRDIAPGGPPTAGTGPGSGGGAGGYPATGAAGAPAAPPVPRVPAYPGRGMFRPGAQNAYVTRLGKQLVKKGFGKYYTTGPGPRWGEADRRGVEAFQRAQGWRGGAADGYPGPETWRRLFS
- a CDS encoding class F sortase — encoded protein: MSDRERSSGRFLTGLAWTVLLLGLWLWGREVTDVRHGTSAPATGDMAAVGRPPDAGLPPAVKPLGRALPQRIDIPGLGVQAPVVARGLDAEGGVDPPPFDQAGVVGWYAAGAEPGARGTALLVGHVDTETRPAVFYKLSTLEAGETVRVVRDDGSIAEFTVDAVEVVQRERFDARQAYGPRQPDRAELRLITCGGTFDRVSRSYTANVVVSAYLTGTGV
- a CDS encoding HAD-IIA family hydrolase; the protein is MADRKPIESWLTDMDGVLIHEGVPIPGADAFLKKLRDSGKPFLVLTNNSIYTPRDLHARLRRMGLEVPIENIWTSALATAQFLDDQRPEGTAYVIGEAGLTTALHDIGYILTDHEPDYVVLGETRTYSFEAMTKAVRLINDGARFICTNPDETGPSAEGALPATGAVAALITKATGKHPYFAGKPNPLMMRTGLNAIGAHSESSAMIGDRMDTDVLAGMEAGMQTFLVLTGLTRPEQVENFPYRPSKIVDSIADLVDRI